DNA from Kitasatospora acidiphila:
GCAACCGGGTCTGGTACGACCCCGAGCGCAAGGGCATCCAGAACCCGGGCCAGAAGCCGGTGGTGGGCGCGACCGTCCACCTGTACGACGGGTCGGGCAAGCTGGTCGGAACGACCACGACGACGGCGCGCGGTGAGTACTACTTCGACAACTCCGACGTCACCGGCGGGCTGAAGCCGAAGACCGACTACACCATCCGCCTCGACAACCCGGCCGACTACGCCAAGGGCGGTCCGCTCTACGAGTGGGTGCCGACCGACGCGGACGTCGGGACCAACCACTTCATCGACTCCAAGGGCATCGTTCCGCCCGGTGCGACGTACCCGGAACGGGCGCTGACCACCGGCGGGCCCGGCGAGGACAACCACACCTACGACTTCGGCTTCCGGCAGCAGGAGGGCGTGCTGCGGCTGGTCAAGCACGACCAGGACGGCAAGCCGCTGGCCGGGGCCGAGTTCCAGCTGTGGAAGGAGACGAACGGCACCGACGGCCTGCAGACCACCGGGTCCAAGCCCGACACCAAGGTCGGTGGCCCCTGCACGACCGGGGCCGACGGCGTCTGCCAGGGCAGCGGGACGGTGGGGACGTACTACTGGCAGGAGGTCAGCCCGCCTGCCGGGTACGCCGCACCGGCCGTGACGGTGTTCGGGCCGCTGGTGCTGAACGCCGACAACCTCGGTACCGGTGTCACGGTGACGGCGGTCAACCAGAAGCTCGTCACCCCGTCTCCCAGCCCGACCCCGACTCCGACGCCGACACGAAGCCCGTCCCCGTCCCCGACCCCGACGCCGGCCGCGCCGGGCCCGACGCCGCCCGCGCCCGGCCCCGGCTCCCCGCCCGGCTCGCACCTCGCGTTCACCGGCATGGGCGAGGTGGTTCCGCTGGCCCTGGTCGGCGGCGCCGTGTTCACCGCCGGCGGCGCGGCGCTGCTGGTGCTGATGCGCAGGCGCAGGGCACAGCACAGCTAGACCCCGAAAGGGGTGGCCGGCACCGGTGACCGGGGCCGGATCGGGCGGGTTCGCCGACCTGTGGTCGGTGAACCCGCCCGACTGCGTGACCGATCGACGGCGAGAGCGACAAGGCAGACCGAGGAGAGAAGGCGCCCGCATGGCTCGGAAGACCAAGACCGACGGCCGCACGCCTCGCCGGACCCGCTGGCTCAGAGCCCTGGTCGCGCTCGCGGTGTGCGGCGCCGCGGTGGGCGGCGTGGCCGCCTACCGGAGCCTGAGCGGCAGCAAGGGCGAGCGGCCGGTGACGATGGACGAGGCGTCGCGGCTGGCGCTGACCAGGCTGAACCTGTACCAGGCCAGCCCCGTGGCGGTGACCCTGACGGCCACCGAGGGCGGCGGCGTGGTGCTGCGGGTCAGCGGAGTGGTGGACTACCGGACCCACCGGGCCGTGGGGAGCTACCAGACCACCGGGACCGCCGGATCGTCCACTGCATCCGCCGCGCAGCTGGACCACGGCCTGATCGTCTGGGACGGCGACGGCCTCGGCCTGGCCCCCGCGCTGGACACCAGCCCGCCCTGGCAGCAGGCCGAGCACATCCCGCGCTCGGGCTGGTCCCCGCGCGCCTACACGACCGATCCCCTGGACGCCGGGCTCCAGTTGCTGATGGAGCTCGGCGCGGACCGGCCCGACAACCCGCTGCTGCTCGCCCAGTCCGGCGCCCGCTGGCTGGGCCGCGACCGGATCGACGGCCGCGACTACGACCGGATGGCCGGGCCGCGCGCCGAGGGCACCACGCCCGGTACCGGAGCCGATGGCGGGCGGTCGCCGCTGACCTACTGGGTCGACGGCAGCGGCGGACTGCGGCGGGTGACGATGCGGATGGCGGGCCTGGGAACACCGACCTCCCTGGAGTTCGCCGGGCACGACGGCAGCGCCGTGCTCCCCGAGGCGCCGTGGGCCACCGGCTGACCGCTGCGCGCCGATCGTCCAGTGCGGCCGTTGCTCAGTGCGGCTGCGGCTGCGGCTGCGGCACGGTGTCGGCGTCCGTCGGGAGCGGGTAGGCGTTCGGGTCGACGGCCCCCGGCAGACCGGTCGCCGGGCTGGCCTGGGCCGTCGGGTCCGGCATGGACGGCTGGGCTGGCGGTGCCGGCACCTGGCTGAACGGAACGCCGGGCGGAGCCTGCACCGGCGCGGTCTGGCCCATCGGCAGCGGGCTGCGGGCGCCGGTCCCGCAGCCCGCGAGGCCCTCCAAGCCGTCCGGCCGCTGGGTGGTGGGCTGGTTGCCGCCGAAGCAGTTGCTGGGGTCGGCCGCGGCCAGCACCAGGTCGACGCCGTTGCCGGTGACCCGGTTGCCCTCGACGCGGTTGTCGCTCGCCGGGTGCCCCGGCGGGTCGGTGACGACCACCCCGGCCGCCTGGTTGCCCCGGACCAGGTTGCGCTGGACGCGGTTCCCGGTGCCGCCGCCGATCCCGATGCCGATCCCGAAGCCCCCGTCCGCCTGCTCGGGCGTGTCGGCGGCGTTGTTGTCGGCGACCACGTTGCCCGCGATCACCGCGCCGTGCTGCGGGGCGAGGGCCTCCTGGTCGTTGGAGTTGACCGTGACGCCGACCCGGTTGCCCGCGACGCGGTTGCCCAGCACGGACAACCCGTCCGAGGCGTTGGTCAGTTCGATGCCGACCGCGTTGTGCTCCATGGTGTTGCCGCGCACGACGGTGTCGCAGGGCTTGCACTGGCCGACGTAGATGCCCGAGTCGGCCTGCCCGGAGGCGTAGGAGTCCTCGATCACGCCGCCGCGCGCGTCGAAGGCGTAGATGCCGTACAGGCCGTTGTCGTACGCCGTCACCCGGGTCGCCCGGAAGCCCTGGACGGCGGGGAAGCGGGCGGTGTCCAGCGGGTTGTAGGCGGAGCCGCCGGCGCCGCGCTGCTGCAGCCGCTCGTCGGTGACGCCGGTGAACAGCACGCCGTTGGCGAGGTAGCCGTGCACGGTGAGGTTCTCGACCACCGAGCCGGCGCCGGTCACGGTGATGCCGTTGACCAGGCGCACCCCGCCGTCGAAGACCACCGCGTTGCGGTCGGTGCCGCGGAGCACCACGCGGGGCTTGGTGAGCTGCACGCTCTCCCGGTAGGTGCCGGGGCCGATCAGCACCGTGTCGCCCTCGCGAGCGGTGGCCACCGCCTGCTGCACCGTGCGGAAGTCCTGCGGCACGCGCAGCACGGTCCCGGCCGGATGCCGCGCGTCGGCGGACGTCGAGCCCGACGAGGAGCAGCCGCAGGCTGCCATCGCCACCGAGGCGGCCAGCACCGCCAGGCGCGCCGCCGTTCCCCGGAACGCCGTCGGTCGAACTGCTGATCGGCTCAAATGGCGTTCAGGAGACAGCATTTGCATGACAGGAGTTCTATCGTCTCCAATGGCAGCATGCCCACCGAACCGGGAAATCCGCAGGATCCGGCCCGACCCGCCGCAACCGGTCTCGGTCGGCGAGGAGCCCTGTTCGCCGCCGGAGCGGTGCTCGCCGCAGGGGTCGGCGCGGCGGCCGACGAGCTGGCGAGGGGCGGCCGGACCCCCGGCCGCGCCGCCACCGGCGCCCCGCCGCCCGAGGCCGCGATCCCCTTCCACGGCTCCCGGCAGGCAGGTGTGACGGTGCCTCAGCAGCCGGCCACGCACCTGCTCGCCTTCGACCTCCCGCAGACCTCCGCCGCGGCCGACCGGCAGACCCTGCGCGGCGTCCTCGGCGCCCTGACCCGCACCCTCGCCACCGCGGCCTCCGACGCTCCGCCGGATCCGCGACTGCAGGGCGGCGGCACGACCCGGCTCAGCTCGCTGGTCGGCGTCGGCCCCGCCCTCGCCACCCGGCTCGGCCTCGACGTCCCCGCCGAACTGGCCGAGTTGCCGCCCTTCCCCGGCGACCGCCTCGACCCGGCGCGCGGTGGCGGCGACCTCCTGGTCCAGCTGTGCGCGGCCGACCGCTGGACCCTCACCGTCGCCGCCGAACTCGCCGGCACGGCCGCGCACACCGCCGGCGCCGCACCCCGCTGGAGCCAGTCCGGCTTCCTGCCCCGCACCGCCCCCGGCACCACCCCGCGCAACCTGTTCGGCTTCAAGGACGGCACCGCCAACCCGGACGACGCGGCGGCCGAGCAGTGGGTCTGGGGCCCGCCCGGGGCCCACCGGAACGGCACCGTCCTGGTCTACCGCAGGATCCGGATGGACGTCGCCGGCTTCGCGGCCCTGCCCGAGGACCAGCGTGACCGGGTGATCGGCCGCCGCGCCGGCGACGGTGTCCCGCTCACCGGCACCGCCGAGCACGACGACCCGGACATCTACGCCAAGAACCCCGACGGCTCCTACGTCATCCCCGCCACCGCCCACGTCCGTCTCACCAGCCCCCGCCTCGACGGCGGTGCCCGCATGCTCCGCCGCAGCTACAGCTACGACGACGGCCCGACCGACCGCGGCCTGCTCTTCTGCGCCTTCATGCGCGACCCGGCCCAGTTCACCCGCGTCCAGAACCGCCTGGCCGGCCGGGACGCCCTCATGCCGTTCCTCACGCACCAGGCCTCGGCCGTGGCCTACGTCCTGCCGGGCGCCGCACCCGGCGGGACGCTCGGCGACCGGCTCTGGACGTGATGGCGGCCCGGCTCTGGACGTGACGGCGGCCCAACTCGGGTTCAGCTCGGCTCAGTCGTGCATCAGGTGGTTGAGCTCGTTGTAGTCGAGCGCGCCGGCCAGGCTCGTGTAGGTGCCGGTGGTGGCCAGTTCGGTCGCCGCTCGGCGCACGACCGCGTAGGCCGCCTCGGCGACCCAGGAGCCGAGGCTGACCCTGGCCACGCCCAGCTTCGACAACTCGGCCACGGACGGTGCACCGGGGCCGACCAGGATGTTCACCGGGGCGGGGATGCCCTCGGTCAGGTCGGCGATCACGGCCGCGTCGACGGCGCCGGGCACGAAGACTCCGGTGGCGCCGGCGTCGAGGTAGGCGCGGGCGCGGTCCAGGGTCTCCTGGAGGCGGGTCTCCTCGGAGCCGACGGCGCGCAGGTAGGTGTCCACCCGGGCGTTGATGTAGAGCGGGACGCCCGCCTGGTCCGCCGCCGAACGCGCGGCGGCGATGCGCTCGCACTGCTCGGCGACGGGACGCAGCGGGGAACTGCCGCCCGCGTGGGCGTCCTCGATGTTGATCCCGACGGCACCGGCCGCGATGACCTGGGCGACGGTTTCCGCGACCTCGCTCGCGGTGGCGCCGAAGCCGCTCTCGATGTCGGCGGTGACCGGCACGGAGACGGTGTTCACCACCCGGCGGATCAGCGCGATCGCCTCGTCGCGGTCGAGCCGGTTGCCGTCCGCGGCCCCCAGGCCCCAGGCGACCCCCGCGCTGGTGGTGGCGATGGCCCGGGCGCCGGTGGCCTCGACGAGGCGGGCGCTGGCGGCGTCCCAGGCATTCGCCAACGCGAGCGGGGCGGCGGGGTCGTGGAGGGCGTGGAACAGCTGTGCGCTGTCGTGCTGTGCGGTCATGATCGCCATTAGAGCAGCGCGAATCGGCCGGACGCTGGCAGTTTTGCGACACGTACGGCGAGTGCTACCGCGCCAGGACCGCGGCCGGACGCAACCAGGCCTCCAGGGTGAGCAGTTCGGGGTAGCGCTCGCGGAGGGCGGTGAGGTCGGCGCGGTAGCCGTGCTCGTTCAACCAGTCGAACATGGTGGCCAGGTCCGGGGCCTGGGAGCGCAGTTCGTCGGTCGGCTGCCGGGTGAAGCGGGTCGGGATGCCGTCGGCTGCCGTGAAGACGTCGGCGATCTGACGCGGGGTCAGTTCGTCGCCGGCGATCTCCAGCCGCCGGCCGATGAACTCGGCGGGATGGGCGAAGGCGTCGGCGGCGATCCGGCCGATGTCGGCCAGGGCGATCATCTGCAGCGGGGTGTCGGCGTCCAGCGCGAGCGCAGCGGTGCGCTCGCCGTGCTCCGGCTGCGGCAGCAGATAGCGCCAGTTCTCCATGAAGAACACCGGCCGCAGCACCGTGGCGGGCACCCCGAGGGTGTCGAGGTGCGCCTCGATCGCCGCCTTGGTCTCGAAGTGCGGTACGCCGGAGAGCCGTTCGGCACCGCCGACCGAGCTGTACACCAGGTGCGCGACACCGGCGGCCCGGGCCGCGTCGGCGACATTGCGGCCCTGCTGGACCTCGCGATCGGGGTCGGGGTCGGTCAGGACGGCGGGCTGGACGCTGAAGACGCCGTGCGCGCCCTGGGCCGCCGCGCGCAGCGACCCCGGGTCGTCGAGGTCGCCGGTGGCCAACTCGGCGCCGAGTGCGACGAGTTCCCCGGCTCGCGGGCTGTCCGGGTCGCGGACCAGGGCGCGCACCGCCCAGCTGGTGTCCAGCAGTCGGCGGGCGACGGCGCCGCCCTGGCCGCCGGTGGCGCCGGTGACCAAGATGACCGGCTTCTTGTCCGACATTGCGAGTTCCTTTCAGCGACGGTTGAACAGCTTTGCGGGTGCGGGGAGTTGGCCCGCAACGATGGCGGCGAGCGAGATCACGAAGCCCACCAGCTGGAGCGCGCCGAGGGTCTGGCCGAGCACCACGGCGCCCAGGATCGCGGCGACCAGCGGCGAGATCAGCACCAGCACGGCCACCGAGCTGACCGGCAGGGTGGTGATGCCGCGGAACCACAGCACATAGGCGAGCAGGCCGCCGCCCAGGCTCAGCCAGAGGAAGCCCAGGGCGGCCCGCAGGGTGATCCCCGGCATCGCCCCCTCCACCAGGAAGGTGAGCGGCAGCAGGAACAGGCCCCCGGCGGTGAGCTGCCAGCCGGCGAAGGCGGTGGGGCTGGCCCCGGCAGGGCGTCCCCAGCGCTTGGTGAGCGTCACCCCGAGGGCCATCGAGGCCGCGTTGCCCAGGCCCGCCGCGATCCCCACGGGGTCGAGCGCCGCCTTCGGCCCGATCACCACCAGGCCGACGCCCAGCACGCCCGCCAGCCCCCAGGCGACCCGCCAGCCGGACAGCCGTTCGCGCAGGGCCGGCACCGCGAGCAGCGCGACGACGAGCGGCTGGACCGCCCCCAGCGTGGCGGCCACCCCGCCCGGCAGGCGCTCGGCGGCGACGAAGAGCAGCGGGAACGCCAGGCCGATGTTGAGCATGCCCAGCACCGCGGCCTTCCCCCACCAGGCGCCGCGCGGCAGCGTCCGGGTGACCAGCAGCGCGATCAGGCCGGCCGGCAGCGCCCGCATGAGTCCCGCGAGGAGCGGGTGCCCCGCCGGGAGGAGCTCGGTGGTGACGACGTAGGTGGTGCCGAAGATCACTGGGGTGATGGCGGTCAGGGCGGTGCGCCGCAGATTGCTGCGGGGAGCGTCGGGAACGCCGACGCCGCCGAGGGCTCGCTGTGCGGTTGGACTGGTCACGCCGTCAATCTGACGCTAGATCAATCCATGAGTCCAAGACAGGCTTTTCACTTCATCGATCTCGGATCACGATGGATCCATGGAGCTCCAGCAGATGCGCTACGTGATCGCCGTGGCCGAGACCAACAGCTTCACCAGGGCCGCCGAGCGGTGCCTGGTCGTCCAGTCCGCACTCAGCCATCAAATCGCGCGACTGGAACGGGAGTTGGGGGCCCGGCTGTTCGAGCGCACCAGCCGCCGGGTGCGGCTGACGCCGGCCGGCGCGGCGTTCCTCCCCGCCGCCCGCCAGTGCCTGGACGCCGCCGAGCGGGCGGCCGCCGAGGTCGCGGCAGCGGTGGGCGAGGTGCGCGGCCGGCTCGCGGTGGGCCTGATCCCCACCGTCGCCGCCGTCGACATCCCGGGCGCGCTGCGGGACTTCCGCCGGCGGTACCCGCAGGTGCGGGTCGGGCTGCGGGTGGGCGCCAGCGACGACCTGGTCGAGCAGGTCAAGGAGGGGGCCCTCGATGTGGCGTTCCTCGGGCTGCCCACCACGGCGCGGCTGACGGGCGTCGCCGCCCGTGAACTCGCCCGGGACCGGCTGGTCGCGGTGGTCGCCCCGGACCATCCGCTGGCCGGCGGGCCCTCGGTCAGCCTCGGCCGGCTCGCCACCGAGGACTTCGTCGACCTGCCGGCCGGGACCGCCGGTCGGATCCAGACCGACCAGGCCTTCGCGGCCGCCGGCCTCACCCGCGAGGTGGCCTTCGAGGTGACCACCGCGGACTTCATGGACCGGTTGGTCGGTCAGGGGCTCGGCATCGCCATGTTCCCCTCCGCCTCCGTGCACCGGCTCACCGGCGTCGCCGCCGTCGAGGTCACGGACGCGCCGGCCCGGGTCGAGTACGTCATCTGGAGCCCCGTCGGCCGCACCCCCGCGGCGGCCGCCTTCCTGGACCTCCTCGACCTGCCCGGGCCGGGTGGCAGCGCCGCTCACGCGGCTCGAGCGGCGCTCGGCACGCGGTAGTCGGGGAGGGCGATGTTGCCGGCCTTGGCGAACTGGGCGGCCAGGATGGAGCGCATCGGCCAGCGGGTCATGGAGCGCATCGAGGCGGCGCGCAGCCGGATGGCCAGGGCGCTGGACGGGGCGTAGCCCTTGGCGCCGCCGGGCGGGAGCTCCTGGGCCTGGTCGACGTAGGGGCGCATGATGCGGTCGTAGGCGCGGAAGGCGGCGTGGTGGTCGCCGGCGGCCGCGGCCAGCTCGCCGGCCAGCACATAGGCGCCGACCAGGGCCAGGCTGGTGCCCAGTCCGGTGAGCGGGGTGGCGCAGTACCCGGCGTCGCCGAGCAGCACGGTGCGGCCGCGCGACCAGGAGTCCAGGCGCACCTGGCCCATCGGGTCGAAGGTGAAGTCGGGCGCGGTGCGCATGGCGCGCAGCAGCGCCGGGACCTCCCAGCCGCCGACCCCGGCGAAGCGCTGGGCGAGCAGCTCGCGCTGGGCGTCGGTGTCCCTGCGGTCGTACGCGAGCGGCTCGGCGGTGCGGAAGCTGAGCGAGGCCTTGACCTCGCCGGGGAGCCGGCCGGGGCGGGCGGCGGCGACCAGGCCGCCAGGGGCGTTGAACATCTTGTACCAGCCGTCCAGTTGGAGCGGCTCGGTGGTGGTGAACCAGGCGTTGTAGAGGCTCAGCGGGCGGACCAGCTGCTGCTCCGGGCCGAAGGCCAGGCGGCGGACCACCGAGTGCAGGCCGTCGGCGCCGACCACCAGGGCGAAGCGGCGCGGGGCGGCCTTCTCGAAGGTGACGGTGACGCCGTGCTCGTCCTGCCGGAGGTCGGTGACGCTGTCGTCGAAGAGGTACTCCACGTCGTGGCGGGTGGCCTGGTACAGCACATCGGCCAGGTCGCCGCGCAGGATCTCGATCTCGGAGATGATGCCCTCGCCGCCGAAGGCGTCCTCCGGCACGGTGGCGGTGGTCCGGCCGGCGGCGTTGACCAGGGCGAGGCCGCGTTGCTCGACGGTCCGGGCCCTGACCTGCTCCATCAGGCCCATGCGGGTGACCACGGTGCGCCCCGCACCGCGCAGGTCCACGGTCTGGCCGCCCGGGCGCGGGGCCGG
Protein-coding regions in this window:
- a CDS encoding EamA family transporter, producing MRRTALTAITPVIFGTTYVVTTELLPAGHPLLAGLMRALPAGLIALLVTRTLPRGAWWGKAAVLGMLNIGLAFPLLFVAAERLPGGVAATLGAVQPLVVALLAVPALRERLSGWRVAWGLAGVLGVGLVVIGPKAALDPVGIAAGLGNAASMALGVTLTKRWGRPAGASPTAFAGWQLTAGGLFLLPLTFLVEGAMPGITLRAALGFLWLSLGGGLLAYVLWFRGITTLPVSSVAVLVLISPLVAAILGAVVLGQTLGALQLVGFVISLAAIVAGQLPAPAKLFNRR
- a CDS encoding FAD-dependent monooxygenase — translated: MTNTEILISGGGIAGPALAYWLHRAGFSVTLVERAPAPRPGGQTVDLRGAGRTVVTRMGLMEQVRARTVEQRGLALVNAAGRTTATVPEDAFGGEGIISEIEILRGDLADVLYQATRHDVEYLFDDSVTDLRQDEHGVTVTFEKAAPRRFALVVGADGLHSVVRRLAFGPEQQLVRPLSLYNAWFTTTEPLQLDGWYKMFNAPGGLVAAARPGRLPGEVKASLSFRTAEPLAYDRRDTDAQRELLAQRFAGVGGWEVPALLRAMRTAPDFTFDPMGQVRLDSWSRGRTVLLGDAGYCATPLTGLGTSLALVGAYVLAGELAAAAGDHHAAFRAYDRIMRPYVDQAQELPPGGAKGYAPSSALAIRLRAASMRSMTRWPMRSILAAQFAKAGNIALPDYRVPSAARAA
- a CDS encoding NmrA/HSCARG family protein, with the translated sequence MSDKKPVILVTGATGGQGGAVARRLLDTSWAVRALVRDPDSPRAGELVALGAELATGDLDDPGSLRAAAQGAHGVFSVQPAVLTDPDPDREVQQGRNVADAARAAGVAHLVYSSVGGAERLSGVPHFETKAAIEAHLDTLGVPATVLRPVFFMENWRYLLPQPEHGERTAALALDADTPLQMIALADIGRIAADAFAHPAEFIGRRLEIAGDELTPRQIADVFTAADGIPTRFTRQPTDELRSQAPDLATMFDWLNEHGYRADLTALRERYPELLTLEAWLRPAAVLAR
- a CDS encoding isocitrate lyase/PEP mutase family protein, producing MTAQHDSAQLFHALHDPAAPLALANAWDAASARLVEATGARAIATTSAGVAWGLGAADGNRLDRDEAIALIRRVVNTVSVPVTADIESGFGATASEVAETVAQVIAAGAVGINIEDAHAGGSSPLRPVAEQCERIAAARSAADQAGVPLYINARVDTYLRAVGSEETRLQETLDRARAYLDAGATGVFVPGAVDAAVIADLTEGIPAPVNILVGPGAPSVAELSKLGVARVSLGSWVAEAAYAVVRRAATELATTGTYTSLAGALDYNELNHLMHD
- a CDS encoding Dyp-type peroxidase; translation: MPTEPGNPQDPARPAATGLGRRGALFAAGAVLAAGVGAAADELARGGRTPGRAATGAPPPEAAIPFHGSRQAGVTVPQQPATHLLAFDLPQTSAAADRQTLRGVLGALTRTLATAASDAPPDPRLQGGGTTRLSSLVGVGPALATRLGLDVPAELAELPPFPGDRLDPARGGGDLLVQLCAADRWTLTVAAELAGTAAHTAGAAPRWSQSGFLPRTAPGTTPRNLFGFKDGTANPDDAAAEQWVWGPPGAHRNGTVLVYRRIRMDVAGFAALPEDQRDRVIGRRAGDGVPLTGTAEHDDPDIYAKNPDGSYVIPATAHVRLTSPRLDGGARMLRRSYSYDDGPTDRGLLFCAFMRDPAQFTRVQNRLAGRDALMPFLTHQASAVAYVLPGAAPGGTLGDRLWT
- a CDS encoding right-handed parallel beta-helix repeat-containing protein; amino-acid sequence: MSRSAVRPTAFRGTAARLAVLAASVAMAACGCSSSGSTSADARHPAGTVLRVPQDFRTVQQAVATAREGDTVLIGPGTYRESVQLTKPRVVLRGTDRNAVVFDGGVRLVNGITVTGAGSVVENLTVHGYLANGVLFTGVTDERLQQRGAGGSAYNPLDTARFPAVQGFRATRVTAYDNGLYGIYAFDARGGVIEDSYASGQADSGIYVGQCKPCDTVVRGNTMEHNAVGIELTNASDGLSVLGNRVAGNRVGVTVNSNDQEALAPQHGAVIAGNVVADNNAADTPEQADGGFGIGIGIGGGTGNRVQRNLVRGNQAAGVVVTDPPGHPASDNRVEGNRVTGNGVDLVLAAADPSNCFGGNQPTTQRPDGLEGLAGCGTGARSPLPMGQTAPVQAPPGVPFSQVPAPPAQPSMPDPTAQASPATGLPGAVDPNAYPLPTDADTVPQPQPQPH
- a CDS encoding LysR family transcriptional regulator, with product MELQQMRYVIAVAETNSFTRAAERCLVVQSALSHQIARLERELGARLFERTSRRVRLTPAGAAFLPAARQCLDAAERAAAEVAAAVGEVRGRLAVGLIPTVAAVDIPGALRDFRRRYPQVRVGLRVGASDDLVEQVKEGALDVAFLGLPTTARLTGVAARELARDRLVAVVAPDHPLAGGPSVSLGRLATEDFVDLPAGTAGRIQTDQAFAAAGLTREVAFEVTTADFMDRLVGQGLGIAMFPSASVHRLTGVAAVEVTDAPARVEYVIWSPVGRTPAAAAFLDLLDLPGPGGSAAHAARAALGTR